A stretch of Candidatus Abawacabacteria bacterium DNA encodes these proteins:
- a CDS encoding HAD family hydrolase, with the protein MEHSGKMVVREQDREGMNPEKFGFGLRVMVRGVLRDHISAYVDSVVDIDPRALTALTGKPVDNLLLDVDGCLAVPEGDILASSLAWVDNLRSRGIHFGVYSNHLSGARLAPLEAVRHIPVYKGTISKPDPRGFLDACRIMGFVPERTWMVGDNPNTDGGGARVLGGFVLVKAIARDKRRLSPWKTVKAPFQDSSRAFAVWRSTYQNPKLITSTTIKAWLSSHGQEDLQHLSA; encoded by the coding sequence ATGGAACACAGTGGCAAAATGGTTGTTCGAGAACAAGATCGTGAAGGGATGAATCCGGAAAAGTTTGGTTTTGGCTTGCGAGTGATGGTTCGTGGCGTGCTTCGCGATCATATCAGTGCCTATGTTGATAGCGTAGTAGATATTGATCCTAGAGCTTTGACTGCTTTAACAGGTAAGCCGGTAGATAATCTTTTGCTCGATGTAGATGGCTGTTTGGCTGTTCCTGAGGGAGATATTTTGGCTAGCAGTTTGGCCTGGGTCGATAACTTACGATCTCGCGGCATTCATTTCGGGGTATATTCTAATCATTTATCAGGAGCACGCTTGGCTCCCCTCGAAGCAGTACGCCATATTCCTGTATATAAGGGCACCATATCTAAGCCTGATCCACGAGGATTCTTGGATGCTTGTAGAATCATGGGATTTGTACCTGAACGAACCTGGATGGTAGGAGACAATCCCAATACTGATGGTGGTGGTGCCAGAGTATTAGGCGGTTTTGTTTTAGTTAAGGCAATTGCTCGAGATAAGCGAAGGCTCAGTCCTTGGAAAACTGTTAAGGCGCCATTTCAAGATAGTTCTAGAGCATTTGCCGTGTGGCGTTCCACGTATCAGAATCCTAAACTAATCACTAGCACCACTATTAAAGCTTGGCTATCTTCTCATGGCCAAGAAGATTTGCAGCATCTTAGCGCTTAG
- a CDS encoding HIT domain-containing protein, which yields MMREGNVGTLVDPRYADTEYAASLKEYEEEGICPFCPAGLERDKRVILNHACGWFVTDSIRPYKDRLDTIVPVHALLIPDRHIVSPLELEVDDMMAIRELLRWVMTNKGIDSGAMNMRFGINAGSTVRHIHVHIISPNLDQTGSSVPVDFPIG from the coding sequence ATGATGCGAGAAGGTAACGTTGGTACTCTAGTTGATCCAAGATATGCTGATACTGAATATGCTGCTTCCCTAAAAGAATATGAGGAAGAAGGAATCTGTCCCTTTTGTCCTGCCGGTCTAGAAAGAGATAAAAGGGTTATACTCAATCATGCCTGCGGCTGGTTTGTCACTGATTCGATACGTCCATATAAAGATAGATTAGACACTATTGTGCCTGTACATGCTTTGCTCATTCCTGATAGGCATATAGTGAGTCCACTGGAATTAGAAGTTGACGATATGATGGCTATAAGAGAATTGCTTCGTTGGGTTATGACTAATAAGGGCATTGATAGTGGTGCTATGAACATGCGTTTTGGGATTAACGCTGGGTCTACAGTGCGTCATATACATGTACATATAATATCGCCCAATTTAGATCAGACGGGCAGTTCTGTACCAGTAGATTTTCCTATTGGCTAA
- a CDS encoding pyridoxal phosphate-dependent aminotransferase, translated as MTIDLRTENTYVKYTNLMQEGRNVFAAYFDVPEPQIIITCGATGALHAVFSHFSKYTLAIMPFEYFDIFNFADLHQCQLVIAATKNDQQNDINAFCEIIRNRRPQLVYISLPNNPLGQSYSEHEVIDILTALTSEQVCVFDQTLLTDKPFSNIFFRKYGADKRIIVIGSFSKSHNLVNERIGYMFMPCVMVPFHPYAHAPSAHSLKKVMRVISSRDYAQKTIKLIEANNKLIKGWADKHDEFCWFDSNTNFGALHVRKVPIVDFARKLARADILVKTNYDLKCPGNFLRVHLGEPLSKIKKFLKVLSE; from the coding sequence ATGACTATTGATTTACGCACAGAAAATACTTATGTCAAATATACTAATTTGATGCAAGAAGGGAGAAATGTATTTGCTGCTTATTTTGATGTGCCCGAACCGCAAATTATTATCACTTGCGGAGCAACTGGGGCTTTACATGCTGTATTTTCTCACTTTTCCAAATACACTTTAGCTATCATGCCGTTTGAGTACTTCGATATCTTTAACTTTGCTGATTTGCATCAATGTCAACTCGTGATTGCTGCCACCAAGAATGATCAGCAAAATGATATAAATGCATTTTGTGAAATCATTAGAAATAGAAGGCCTCAACTTGTATATATTTCACTTCCTAATAATCCTTTAGGCCAAAGTTACAGTGAACATGAAGTAATAGATATTCTGACCGCTTTAACTTCTGAGCAAGTATGTGTGTTTGATCAAACATTACTGACAGATAAACCTTTTTCTAATATTTTTTTTAGAAAATATGGTGCTGATAAACGCATTATTGTAATCGGCTCATTTTCAAAGTCACATAATTTAGTTAATGAAAGAATCGGTTATATGTTTATGCCTTGTGTGATGGTGCCTTTTCATCCCTATGCTCATGCGCCTTCAGCGCATTCGTTAAAAAAAGTGATGCGAGTAATTAGTTCTCGTGACTATGCTCAAAAGACAATAAAGCTTATTGAAGCAAACAATAAATTGATTAAAGGTTGGGCGGATAAGCATGATGAATTCTGTTGGTTTGATTCCAATACTAATTTTGGCGCTCTACATGTACGAAAAGTTCCTATAGTTGATTTTGCTCGAAAACTTGCTCGAGCAGACATCCTAGTCAAAACTAATTACGACTTGAAGTGCCCCGGTAATTTTCTCCGAGTACATTTAGGTGAACCGCTGAGCAAAATTAAGAAGTTTCTGAAAGTGCTTTCAGAATAA
- a CDS encoding PLP-dependent lyase/thiolase, with product MLFSGINKRRFDIWRYQALYPHHLSDDALLISDQRKEFTALEQRYDTLWIKHEDEHPLGSHKGRSLAYQLSVLTAAGHQRFVLSSSGNAAIAFLSLTPSLQSFAIVSSHIDAAKLHYLQNLSTVGHVIMSSVAPNLTRALVKQKEFIDLRPSQSEDAIIGLSSLGFELFEQMPDLSDQYAIVSVTTSGGNVLGMHRAFSLLQQQGLIKSLPRLYPVLLENYPAGHLSPERRRQLVTVVAESKSEILVSSPVYNGQQLTSFEGNTAYQVYEQNKQKLGKTIVLFTGRIWPVSGETATMPMYQSLAALVKNYSL from the coding sequence ATGCTGTTTTCTGGTATTAATAAGCGACGCTTTGACATATGGCGCTATCAGGCACTTTATCCTCACCATCTATCTGATGATGCGCTACTAATTAGTGATCAGAGAAAAGAGTTTACAGCTCTAGAACAACGCTATGATACATTGTGGATTAAACATGAAGATGAACATCCCTTGGGCTCACATAAAGGGAGAAGTTTGGCCTACCAATTAAGTGTGTTAACAGCTGCTGGTCACCAACGTTTTGTGCTCTCTTCATCAGGAAATGCTGCCATTGCTTTTCTATCGCTTACTCCCAGCCTGCAAAGTTTCGCCATAGTTTCAAGTCATATCGATGCTGCAAAGTTACACTATCTGCAGAATCTTTCTACCGTGGGACATGTAATTATGTCGTCGGTGGCACCAAATTTGACTCGTGCTTTGGTAAAGCAAAAAGAATTCATAGATTTGCGACCATCGCAAAGTGAAGACGCCATTATTGGTCTTAGTTCTCTGGGATTTGAACTGTTTGAGCAAATGCCTGATTTGTCAGATCAATACGCAATTGTTTCGGTCACCACTAGTGGGGGTAATGTCTTGGGCATGCATAGAGCCTTTAGTTTATTGCAACAACAAGGCTTAATAAAATCTTTACCGCGCCTTTATCCAGTACTTTTAGAAAACTATCCAGCTGGTCATTTGAGTCCAGAGCGCAGGCGCCAATTGGTAACTGTTGTTGCCGAATCTAAGAGCGAAATATTGGTATCGTCTCCAGTATACAATGGGCAACAGCTCACATCATTTGAAGGTAATACTGCATACCAAGTATATGAGCAAAATAAGCAAAAACTAGGCAAGACGATAGTGCTATTTACCGGCAGAATATGGCCAGTCTCGGGGGAAACGGCTACTATGCCGATGTATCAATCTTTGGCAGCTTTAGTAAAGAATTACTCTTTATAA
- a CDS encoding ABC transporter ATP-binding protein, with amino-acid sequence MEISLPNTSPSFWEILRALPIFLQFLKSVDKWRFWAMFIDGAIRGLLSWGLVMALNSLAQVLQQPISLNQVYLWTFLAVIISGILALLNSISLVIRDVFRHKIEVALNQLNMNKMMKVSLSTLENAQFQSLAHLYQQYKKWMMDLIMAFTGIVYEGLEVLGILVGIWVFPWQVMVVVILSLVIKFSLGSQVGVSSWTLMNVQSRRGLRALYYSDIFNHVPTAMEARLFGFAKTFSSRWNKHIDALLKERMRVTWHSGIALSIGDAIQIIGLLLGCYLILSSGQALIVVSIMPFIVSYQRFQSVGSRFFGDCLWFLECAPMLFVFRNFQAIPEVTEKSVNSSVLMRKPLTITFEDVCFRYPNSEQDALHGLNFHFVEGEKLALVGSNGAGKSTLVKLLLGLYEPTSGHILINNIPLQTISLQQWRSMLSVMFQQVSSYDDTIKEQVHYGSLGTEFDEKRFTKVLKVSGASSFVTDLPRGAETHIGKEYSMPEDQGVELSGGQRQMLAIARALYRKARFYIFDEPTSAVDAEKEENFFAALPDAVGNAGLLFISHRFSTLRRAQKILVMESGKIIESGSHDQLLKQKGRYHELFSLQAKMYN; translated from the coding sequence ATGGAAATTAGTTTGCCCAATACCTCGCCCAGTTTTTGGGAAATTCTGCGGGCGCTGCCAATATTTTTGCAGTTTTTGAAAAGTGTCGACAAATGGCGCTTTTGGGCCATGTTCATTGATGGTGCGATTAGAGGTTTGCTTTCCTGGGGACTGGTGATGGCGCTCAACTCATTGGCTCAAGTATTACAACAACCAATTTCATTGAACCAAGTTTATCTATGGACTTTCTTAGCAGTTATTATTAGTGGCATTTTAGCTTTATTGAATTCTATTAGTTTAGTTATTCGTGACGTTTTTCGGCACAAAATAGAGGTAGCGTTGAATCAGCTCAATATGAACAAGATGATGAAAGTAAGTTTATCTACCTTGGAGAATGCTCAATTTCAATCTTTGGCACATCTTTATCAGCAATATAAAAAGTGGATGATGGACTTAATTATGGCCTTTACCGGTATTGTCTACGAAGGCCTAGAAGTGTTGGGTATTTTGGTGGGAATATGGGTATTTCCTTGGCAGGTAATGGTGGTAGTAATACTTTCATTAGTAATTAAGTTTTCTTTAGGCTCACAGGTAGGTGTCAGTAGCTGGACTTTAATGAATGTTCAGTCACGCAGAGGACTACGCGCATTATATTATTCAGATATTTTCAATCATGTTCCAACAGCGATGGAAGCCCGATTATTTGGTTTTGCCAAAACTTTTTCTAGCAGATGGAATAAACATATCGATGCTTTATTAAAAGAGCGCATGCGGGTGACATGGCATTCGGGTATCGCCCTTAGTATTGGTGACGCTATTCAAATCATTGGCCTATTACTTGGCTGTTATTTGATTTTATCTTCTGGACAGGCATTAATCGTAGTCAGCATTATGCCCTTTATAGTCAGTTATCAACGCTTCCAATCTGTCGGGAGCAGATTTTTTGGCGACTGCTTATGGTTTTTGGAATGTGCCCCTATGCTTTTTGTTTTCCGTAATTTTCAAGCAATACCTGAAGTCACTGAAAAATCAGTAAACTCATCGGTACTAATGAGGAAGCCACTTACCATCACCTTTGAGGATGTTTGTTTTCGTTATCCCAATAGTGAGCAGGATGCTTTACATGGACTTAACTTTCATTTTGTCGAAGGCGAGAAATTAGCTTTGGTTGGGAGCAATGGTGCTGGTAAGTCGACTTTAGTAAAATTATTGTTAGGCTTATATGAACCGACTAGTGGGCACATTTTGATCAACAATATACCATTGCAGACTATTTCTCTTCAGCAATGGCGGAGTATGCTATCGGTAATGTTTCAACAAGTATCTAGCTATGATGATACTATTAAAGAGCAGGTACATTATGGTTCACTGGGCACTGAATTTGATGAAAAGCGTTTTACAAAAGTACTGAAAGTAAGTGGTGCCTCTTCATTTGTTACCGATTTACCTAGAGGTGCTGAAACACATATTGGCAAAGAATATTCCATGCCCGAAGACCAGGGGGTAGAGCTTTCGGGTGGACAGAGACAAATGTTAGCTATTGCCCGTGCTTTGTATCGAAAAGCTCGTTTCTATATATTTGATGAACCCACTTCAGCTGTGGATGCTGAAAAAGAAGAGAACTTTTTTGCCGCCTTGCCAGACGCAGTGGGCAATGCAGGCCTTCTATTCATATCGCATCGTTTTTCTACCCTACGAAGAGCCCAAAAAATATTAGTTATGGAGTCGGGAAAAATTATTGAATCCGGCTCTCATGATCAATTGCTGAAGCAAAAGGGGCGTTATCATGAACTGTTTTCATTACAAGCAAAAATGTATAATTAA
- a CDS encoding transglutaminase domain-containing protein produces the protein MQQAVWDHYRSFGLFTFPGKYQEDLQKNLPDDIREIGKLVRGSLVHRTSLIEGNQLENTDLRFGDMTRMPWYRQPEDDVLTTASAMLAELYRRDPRGIVADRAVENKLVVTCRYVAILMASILKAKGIPARVRAGHAPYFSFCHQMNISCDHWLNEYWHEKEKRWVIIDVDGSLSLAEDFDPYDMPAGKFDFPAPAWLGLRKQTIDPLRFWNAKPERGALVLLWSFFYDFHCLMNQEILYIHGPLFGSSVQLANLLPEKLKKIDDLAILLCEPEKNFAALKDIWENDKEFRILYGGLL, from the coding sequence ATGCAACAAGCTGTATGGGATCATTATCGTTCTTTTGGTTTGTTTACTTTTCCAGGCAAATACCAGGAAGATTTACAAAAGAATTTGCCCGATGATATTCGAGAAATTGGTAAATTAGTGCGTGGCAGCTTAGTTCATCGTACTTCCTTGATTGAAGGTAATCAGCTTGAAAATACTGATCTGCGCTTTGGTGATATGACTAGAATGCCTTGGTATCGTCAGCCTGAAGATGATGTACTTACCACAGCTAGTGCCATGCTTGCCGAGCTCTATCGCCGAGATCCCAGAGGAATTGTGGCTGATAGAGCGGTAGAAAATAAATTAGTGGTAACTTGTCGATATGTAGCCATTTTAATGGCTAGTATTTTGAAAGCGAAAGGAATTCCAGCCAGAGTCAGAGCCGGGCATGCCCCTTATTTTTCCTTTTGTCACCAAATGAATATTAGTTGTGACCATTGGCTCAATGAGTATTGGCATGAAAAAGAAAAACGGTGGGTAATTATTGATGTCGATGGCAGCCTCAGTTTGGCAGAAGACTTTGATCCCTATGATATGCCTGCTGGTAAGTTTGATTTTCCCGCACCCGCTTGGTTGGGACTACGCAAACAAACTATTGATCCACTGCGCTTTTGGAATGCGAAGCCAGAACGGGGTGCCTTGGTTCTGCTGTGGTCATTCTTTTACGATTTTCATTGTTTAATGAATCAAGAAATTCTTTATATTCATGGGCCATTATTTGGCAGCTCAGTACAATTAGCTAATCTTTTGCCAGAAAAGTTAAAAAAGATTGATGATTTAGCAATTTTACTGTGTGAACCAGAGAAAAATTTCGCCGCCTTAAAAGATATCTGGGAGAATGATAAAGAATTTAGAATTCTATACGGTGGTCTGCTTTAG
- a CDS encoding adenylyltransferase/cytidyltransferase family protein: MAANKIILDLDQLRELIEVHKIQKKRIVCTIGSWDMLHIGHLRYLNRARSCGDLLVVGADSDRGIKIYKNPLRPIIPQEERLEMLSYQDCVDYATLIDDIDDQGKWQYELIKTIQPDVFVCITESYPEQQRKEIKQYVTELVELPRQAENTSTTKIIEKAIKTHLAELKAMVEGK; this comes from the coding sequence ATGGCAGCGAATAAAATCATTTTAGATCTTGATCAGCTACGAGAGCTTATTGAGGTGCACAAAATTCAGAAAAAGCGAATTGTTTGCACTATTGGTTCCTGGGATATGCTGCATATTGGGCATTTGCGTTATTTAAATAGAGCTCGCAGCTGTGGAGATCTTTTGGTTGTGGGAGCTGATTCTGATCGTGGTATCAAAATTTATAAAAATCCTTTACGTCCTATTATCCCTCAAGAAGAACGATTGGAAATGCTTTCTTATCAAGATTGTGTAGATTATGCGACCTTGATTGACGATATTGATGATCAAGGAAAATGGCAGTATGAACTCATTAAAACTATTCAACCTGATGTGTTCGTCTGTATTACGGAGAGTTATCCCGAACAGCAAAGAAAAGAAATCAAACAATATGTAACTGAGCTGGTAGAGCTTCCTCGTCAGGCAGAAAATACTTCTACTACTAAGATCATTGAAAAAGCGATCAAAACTCATTTGGCTGAATTGAAGGCAATGGTCGAAGGGAAATAG
- a CDS encoding SET domain-containing protein-lysine N-methyltransferase: MGHIGIQIDDQFFIVPTTRDELLIQGTFNHSCSPNTGLSGSIVIVAMRDIAPGEELAFDYAISETFFSSFECHCGSSNCRKVITSTDWQIPALQEKYGQYYSPYLRVKLPRA, translated from the coding sequence ATGGGGCATATCGGTATCCAAATTGATGATCAATTTTTTATTGTGCCTACCACTAGAGATGAGCTTCTCATACAAGGTACTTTTAACCATTCATGTTCACCTAATACCGGGCTTTCAGGCTCTATTGTGATAGTGGCAATGCGCGACATTGCACCAGGAGAAGAATTAGCTTTTGATTATGCCATCTCAGAGACTTTCTTTTCTTCCTTTGAGTGTCATTGTGGCTCAAGCAATTGTCGAAAAGTGATCACTAGCACTGATTGGCAAATCCCTGCTCTGCAAGAAAAGTATGGTCAATATTATTCACCTTATTTACGAGTGAAGTTGCCTAGGGCCTAG
- a CDS encoding GerMN domain-containing protein produces the protein MKKFSLLALVVLLSSCSIAPMMSPTATPIASCDTATPGTPIMAGCKPMVSPAPTITPVTTVQIALVDASGTATGPSSFGCGDSIVMVNRTVSTTTPLKTAIEELLSVNTYNYGMSGLITALATNSLTVSNVTMIGTMAKVELSGSLTFGGTCDVPRVKEQMDKTIKQFPSVSTYEIWLNGTKHNWDCLFDASTSC, from the coding sequence ATGAAAAAGTTTAGTCTTCTTGCCTTAGTAGTATTATTAAGTAGTTGCAGCATAGCTCCTATGATGTCGCCCACTGCAACTCCGATAGCATCATGTGATACTGCTACGCCTGGCACACCGATAATGGCAGGTTGTAAACCAATGGTATCTCCAGCTCCCACCATTACTCCTGTAACCACCGTGCAAATTGCTTTAGTTGATGCATCTGGCACTGCTACCGGTCCAAGTTCTTTCGGCTGTGGAGACAGTATCGTAATGGTCAATCGTACGGTCAGTACCACAACTCCATTAAAGACAGCGATAGAAGAACTTTTGAGTGTGAACACTTATAACTATGGCATGTCTGGACTCATTACTGCACTAGCCACAAATAGCCTAACGGTAAGCAATGTCACTATGATTGGCACCATGGCAAAAGTAGAACTCAGTGGTAGCTTAACTTTTGGCGGCACCTGTGACGTCCCTCGCGTCAAAGAACAAATGGATAAAACTATCAAGCAATTCCCCTCAGTAAGTACTTATGAGATTTGGCTCAATGGTACGAAACATAACTGGGACTGTTTGTTTGATGCCAGTACTAGCTGTTGA
- a CDS encoding DUF3592 domain-containing protein: protein MKTWWLKALIILGSIGILISIGCYVHTQLFLLGAVHTEGKVVAVDLQFDGSGDPTYVPTVQFQDALGVTRTFQPFTSYDASEYETNDIVKVAYDLSYPEKAVLLSWGELYLIPFLLAMVSVMCVGFSLLFSFFLKQESSRKNH, encoded by the coding sequence ATGAAAACTTGGTGGCTGAAAGCGCTAATTATCTTAGGTAGTATTGGGATACTGATAAGCATAGGCTGCTATGTCCATACGCAGCTCTTTCTCTTGGGAGCAGTGCATACAGAAGGAAAAGTCGTAGCTGTGGATTTACAATTTGATGGTTCGGGTGATCCTACCTATGTGCCTACGGTACAATTTCAAGACGCTTTGGGTGTGACCAGAACATTTCAGCCCTTTACTAGTTATGATGCTTCAGAATATGAAACCAACGATATAGTAAAAGTGGCTTACGATTTGTCTTATCCTGAAAAAGCAGTTTTGCTCAGTTGGGGAGAGCTATACCTGATTCCTTTTCTGCTAGCTATGGTCTCAGTGATGTGTGTCGGTTTTTCTTTGCTTTTTAGCTTTTTTCTAAAACAGGAAAGTTCACGCAAAAATCATTGA
- a CDS encoding DUF4346 domain-containing protein: MDWPIYFKDKLIIGDEKSEVGIVTLWTPVSRIVDPIDKSLFSLAGQLYSKEGINFILRNVLANPNIRYLIVCGEERNGSGAALVKFLEKGIDAENNVLETEYAQIHKEIPLDAIETFRKNVKVCNMIGNYNPEDVVTALKAYQASQSGLWGESQVFPEPKIEFDGVMPSDQSIFKIRRKFIGMAWLEVLKLIMKFGTVRESFYGNNCKELFNIASVITDEDPDNFKMFPYYQITQEDIAEYLPKFMTGEKGTADYTYGERLWNFPHLGIDGQITNQVDDVIVDYLTRYPTDRAACATIFNIADHKAKTAPCMTFVQATNVEGKLDLTAYFRSHDIFGGWLLNAFGLRTLQKYIAGKLGWELGNLTILSNCAHIYDNNWKLVQELIDKYGQGLDCSSDPRGHVVISTEGEEIVAKHLSPNGKPIQEFRHNGKDESATMKLYNKLVLSEVVSQVSHGLYIGSELQKAEIAIKEGKGYIQDRYLQ, encoded by the coding sequence ATGGATTGGCCAATATATTTCAAAGATAAGCTAATTATTGGTGACGAAAAATCTGAAGTTGGGATTGTCACTTTGTGGACTCCGGTCAGTAGAATTGTGGATCCAATAGATAAATCGCTCTTTTCCTTGGCTGGACAGTTGTATTCTAAAGAAGGAATCAATTTTATTCTGCGTAATGTTTTAGCTAATCCTAATATTCGCTACTTGATCGTGTGCGGTGAAGAACGAAATGGTAGTGGTGCAGCATTGGTCAAGTTTTTGGAAAAGGGCATAGATGCAGAAAATAATGTGCTGGAAACTGAATATGCCCAGATTCATAAAGAAATTCCTTTAGATGCTATCGAAACTTTTCGCAAAAATGTGAAAGTGTGCAATATGATCGGTAATTATAACCCCGAAGATGTTGTCACTGCTCTGAAAGCATACCAAGCATCGCAAAGTGGTTTGTGGGGAGAATCTCAAGTATTCCCTGAGCCCAAAATTGAATTTGATGGGGTGATGCCGAGCGATCAATCTATTTTCAAAATACGCCGTAAATTTATCGGTATGGCTTGGCTTGAAGTGCTCAAGCTAATTATGAAATTTGGCACAGTGCGAGAATCTTTTTACGGGAATAATTGTAAAGAGTTGTTTAATATTGCTTCAGTAATTACTGATGAAGATCCTGATAACTTTAAAATGTTCCCATATTATCAAATTACCCAAGAAGATATTGCGGAGTACCTACCCAAGTTTATGACTGGAGAAAAGGGGACTGCAGACTATACCTATGGTGAACGTCTCTGGAATTTTCCTCATCTAGGCATTGATGGTCAAATTACTAATCAGGTGGATGATGTAATTGTGGACTATTTAACTCGCTATCCCACAGACCGTGCAGCTTGCGCTACTATTTTCAATATTGCTGATCATAAAGCAAAAACGGCTCCCTGTATGACCTTTGTACAGGCAACAAATGTTGAGGGCAAATTAGATCTTACCGCTTATTTCCGTTCGCATGATATTTTCGGTGGCTGGTTGCTCAATGCTTTTGGTTTAAGAACATTACAAAAATATATTGCGGGTAAATTAGGTTGGGAACTAGGAAATCTGACCATTCTTTCAAACTGTGCCCATATTTATGATAATAATTGGAAATTAGTCCAAGAACTTATAGACAAATATGGTCAAGGCCTAGATTGTTCATCTGACCCTCGTGGGCATGTGGTAATCAGCACTGAAGGTGAAGAAATTGTAGCTAAGCATCTTTCACCCAATGGTAAGCCAATCCAAGAGTTTCGTCATAATGGTAAAGATGAAAGTGCCACTATGAAGCTCTACAATAAACTAGTGTTGTCAGAAGTTGTGTCGCAAGTCTCACATGGACTCTATATCGGTTCTGAGTTGCAAAAAGCAGAGATAGCGATTAAGGAAGGTAAAGGCTATATCCAAGATCGCTACTTACAATAA
- a CDS encoding ATP-grasp domain-containing protein, which yields MVFYIVPEIRYAIGLADIVSEPMMIITGHEHPAIALLRKQGIEVWCAEEEGKKTSYNAPGLLRLSAVQKLVLEVPVKKRKLLTFKISPPFTLLAEKLEAQVLMPSYKLNRFWEDKSRSAAALAKEKIPVKQSRTATLRSLSYRAVAKLLAAKNLVVQKPHGMAGNSTYFVNNEKEWKKLTSSIGVNPLVKVSPFLEGTVYTVNCLLSTKGKALCSYPMLQITGDERFTRYPGGTCGLDMTGAQKFKKPTLTKIEKVIQSLAKVLHKAGFWGWFGVDFVVSVRDAVTVLEINPRFTASISIFTQAQNLQLKHSFWQQFLDEKEKKVQWMRPLLYTSLLLRNITEDNQIISKKFTPGIYTCQKDTLLLKQESVLLKDLKADNEYLIIAKGKDSVIHPDGEFATIVTHRSATQKGSVDKELAKIADLVKMALLN from the coding sequence ATGGTCTTCTACATAGTGCCTGAAATCCGTTATGCAATTGGTTTGGCGGATATTGTTTCCGAACCGATGATGATTATCACCGGACATGAGCATCCAGCTATTGCTCTATTACGTAAGCAGGGGATTGAAGTGTGGTGTGCTGAAGAAGAGGGCAAAAAAACTTCTTACAATGCTCCGGGTTTACTTCGTTTATCAGCAGTGCAAAAGCTAGTCTTGGAGGTTCCTGTCAAGAAAAGAAAGCTACTTACTTTCAAAATTTCCCCCCCATTTACGCTCTTGGCTGAGAAGCTAGAAGCACAAGTACTGATGCCTTCTTATAAACTCAATCGATTTTGGGAAGATAAAAGTCGTTCGGCGGCAGCCTTAGCGAAAGAAAAAATTCCCGTCAAACAATCACGGACTGCTACGTTGAGGTCTTTATCTTATCGTGCCGTGGCCAAATTATTGGCAGCAAAAAACCTAGTAGTACAAAAGCCTCATGGTATGGCTGGGAATAGCACCTACTTTGTTAACAATGAAAAAGAATGGAAAAAGTTAACCAGCTCTATTGGAGTGAATCCCTTGGTGAAGGTCTCACCTTTTTTAGAGGGGACTGTCTATACAGTGAACTGCCTGCTCTCAACCAAAGGCAAGGCACTATGTAGCTATCCTATGCTGCAAATTACCGGTGATGAGCGTTTCACTCGTTATCCTGGGGGTACTTGCGGTTTGGATATGACTGGTGCCCAAAAGTTTAAAAAGCCTACGCTAACGAAAATAGAAAAAGTGATTCAATCGCTAGCAAAAGTCTTACATAAGGCCGGTTTCTGGGGATGGTTTGGTGTTGATTTTGTTGTATCTGTTCGTGATGCGGTGACGGTATTGGAAATAAATCCTAGATTCACGGCCTCTATTAGCATATTTACGCAAGCACAAAATTTACAATTGAAGCATTCTTTTTGGCAGCAATTCCTAGATGAAAAAGAAAAGAAAGTGCAATGGATGCGACCATTGCTCTACACTTCATTACTGCTACGCAATATCACTGAGGACAATCAAATAATTAGCAAAAAGTTCACTCCAGGTATATATACATGCCAAAAAGATACTTTGTTATTAAAACAAGAAAGTGTTTTGCTCAAGGACTTGAAAGCAGACAATGAATACTTAATTATCGCTAAAGGAAAAGACAGTGTGATTCATCCCGATGGCGAATTCGCTACTATTGTCACTCATCGTAGCGCCACGCAAAAAGGATCGGTAGATAAAGAGCTAGCAAAAATAGCTGATTTAGTTAAAATGGCCCTGCTTAATTAG